The following proteins come from a genomic window of Sorex araneus isolate mSorAra2 chromosome 1, mSorAra2.pri, whole genome shotgun sequence:
- the LOC129401964 gene encoding interferon omega-1-like produces the protein MALLLPLLMALVPLSWGPAGSLGCVLPHNHVLVSRRNLELLGQMRRVSPLSCLRDRRDFGFPWEAVADGQLQKAPALSALHEMLQQLLQLLLREGSAAAWSPALLEPLRTGLHRQLEDLDSCLVQLSADEGSAPGLWGSTVAMKRYFRGIARYLREKKYSECAWEVVRVEIMRSLTLSAALQGRWSIKDEDVESSGTESQ, from the coding sequence AtggccctcctgctgcctctgctcATGGCCCTGGTGCCACTCAGCTGGGGCCCTGCTGGCTCTCTGGGCTGTGTCCTGCCTCACAACCACGTCCTGGTCAGCAGGAGGAACCTGGAGCTGCTGGGCCAGATGAGGCGAGTGTCCCCGTTGTCCTGTCTGCGGGACAGAAGAGACTTCGGCTTCCCCTGGGAGGCGGTGGCCGACGGCCAGTTGCAGAAGGCCCCGGCCCTGTCTGCGCTGCACGAGATGCTCCAGCAGCTCTTGCAGCTCTTGCTGAGAGAGGGCTCGGCGGCCGCCTGGAGCCCGGCCCTCCTGGAGCCGCTGCGCACGGGGCTGCACCGGCAGCTGGAAGACCTGGACTCGTGTTTGGTGCAGCTGAGTGCAGACGAGGGCTCTGCCCCTGGCCTCTGGGGCTCCACCGTGGCCATGAAGAGGTACTTCCGGGGCATCGCTCGCTACCTGCGAGAGAAGAAATACAGCGAGTGTGCGTGGGAGGTGGTCAGAGTGGAAATCATGAGATCCCTGACGCTCTCAGCAGCCTTGCAAGGAAGGTGGAGCATTAAGGATGAAGACGTGGAGTCATCGGGAACTGAATCTCAGTGA
- the LOC129401965 gene encoding interferon omega-1-like, with the protein MVPKYLLMAGVMLYLLPECTQEWSQTLENSEKREIAMLLSQLQKTPSHSCLNDRAHLQFPWERGSSTSIQKSQGACFYQLMLQHMFVLFSTKHSRAAWNHSVLEKLLSSLHYSLEHLHLEPREQGSPACLSSGMKELVRKYFRRIKLYLKQEKYSTCAWEIVRVEIQASSFLMK; encoded by the coding sequence atggtccccaagtacttgCTGATGGCAGGAGTGATGCTCTACCTCCTCCCTGAGTGCACTCAAGAATggagccagactctggaaaacaGTGAAAAGAGGGAAATCGCTATGCTTCTGAGCCAACTGCAGAAAACCCCGTCTCACTCATGCCTGAATGACAGAGCACACTTACAATTTCCTTGGGAGAGAGGCAGTAGCACCTCAATCCAGAAGAGTCAAGGCGCCTGTTTCTACCAACTGATGCTCCAGCACATGTTCGTGCTCTTCAGCACTAAGCACAGCCGCGCTGCCTGGAACCACAGCGTCCTGGAGAAGCTACTCTCAAGCCTTCATTACAGCCTGGAACATCTACATCTAGAGCCCAGAGAACAGGGCAGCCCAGCTTGTCTCTCCTCGGGAATGAAAGAACTTGTGAGAAAGTACTTCCGAAGAATCAAGCTCTATCTGAAGCAAGAGAAATACAGTACGTGTGCTTGGGAGATTGTCAGGGTGGAAATTCAAGCCTCCTCTTTCCTCATGAAATAA
- the LOC129399849 gene encoding interferon omega-1-like: MALLLPLLMALVPLSWGPAGSLGCVLPRNHVLVGRRNLELLGQMRRVSPLSCLRDRRDFGFPWEAVADGQLQKAPALSALHEMLQQLLQLLLREGSAAAWSPALLEPLRTGLHRQLEDLDSCLVQLSADEGSAPGLWGSTVAMKRYFRGIARYLREKKYSECAWEVVRVEIMRSLTLSAALQGRWSIKDEDLESS; encoded by the coding sequence AtggccctcctgctgcctctgctcATGGCCCTGGTGCCACTCAGCTGGGGCCCTGCTGGCTCTCTGGGCTGTGTCCTGCCTCGCAACCACGTCCTGGTCGGCAGGAGGAACCTGGAGCTGCTGGGCCAGATGAGGAGAGTGTCCCCGTTGTCCTGTCTGCGGGACAGAAGAGACTTCGGCTTCCCCTGGGAGGCGGTGGCCGACGGCCAGTTGCAGAAGGCCCCGGCCCTGTCTGCGCTGCACGAGATGCTCCAGCAGCTCTTGCAGCTCTTGCTGAGAGAGGGCTCGGCGGCCGCCTGGAGCCCGGCCCTCCTGGAGCCGCTGCGCACGGGGCTGCACCGGCAGCTGGAAGACCTGGACTCGTGTTTGGTGCAGCTGAGTGCAGACGAGGGCTCTGCCCCTGGCCTCTGGGGCTCCACCGTGGCCATGAAGAGGTACTTCCGGGGCATCGCTCGCTACCTGCGAGAGAAGAAATACAGCGAGTGTGCGTGGGAGGTGGTCAGAGTGGAAATCATGAGATCCCTGACGCTCTCGGCAGCCTTGCAAGGAAGGTGGAGCATTAAGGATGAAGACCTGGAGTCTTCGTGA